The genomic window TCAACTCCTGAAAAACTATAAAGCAGGTGTCAGAGACTTTACTGGTGTCAACTTGAGCGAGGCAAACTTAAGGGAAGCCGATCTCAGTGACATAATTTTGGATAGAGCAATTTTAGATGGAGCTAATCTGAGTCACGCTAATTTAGCCCAAGCCAGTTTGATTGAGGCAGACTTAAATGGAGCAGATTTGAGCAATGCTAACCTCACTGGTAGCAACTTAAGCGGAGCCATCTTAGATGGAGCTATCTTGGATGGAGCAGCAATGGAAGGAGCTAATTTGAGTCAGGCTGATTTGACGGTTGCTAAACTGATTGAAACTAACTTGAGTGACGCGGATTTACAGGAAGCAAACTTGATGGCGGCGAATCTAGATGGAGCCGATTTGAGTGGTGCAGACTTAGCTGTAGCCGATTTGTCCCAAGCAAATCTCACTCAAGCAGATTTGAACCAGACAAATTTGAGCGGAGCAAATTTGGAGGGAGCCAATATAGAAGGAACCATCCTAGATGAAAATGTGTGACATCTCCCGCCGCTAAATCGCAGTACCGATTATAGCGGTGGGATATCAGGCGAATTAGTTAAATCAGTCAACATTAACAAGTAAACTATTTTCACTGAAAATTTAGAGCAATTTGTAGTTGAGTCCAATAGAGACCTAACAAAAAAAGCCCCTTCACTACTAGCCTTGGGGAGTAAGCCTCAAAGCCTCTGACGCCACATGCAAGGCTTGTCGGCAGAGCCGGACGCCAGTCGCTCATGGGGGAAACCCCCTTGGCGCTAGCCTCTCCCTTTGGGAGAAGACCGCGCTGGCTCCCCAAGGCAGTGGCTCCTCCTTGCAGACTACGGTGTACACACAAGTCGAAAAAAGGTGTTGCTGAATCAAAATATGAATCAGGCGATCGCGATCACAAAACGATATAATACCATC from Nostoc sp. UHCC 0926 includes these protein-coding regions:
- a CDS encoding pentapeptide repeat-containing protein, which translates into the protein MKADQLLKNYKAGVRDFTGVNLSEANLREADLSDIILDRAILDGANLSHANLAQASLIEADLNGADLSNANLTGSNLSGAILDGAILDGAAMEGANLSQADLTVAKLIETNLSDADLQEANLMAANLDGADLSGADLAVADLSQANLTQADLNQTNLSGANLEGANIEGTILDENV